A portion of the Bdellovibrionales bacterium genome contains these proteins:
- a CDS encoding transposase — MGVTIQTLYHWKKRFGGMDVTDARRLKDLEMENTRLKGSWRTRPRHRL; from the coding sequence ATGGGCGTGACGATTCAGACTCTCTACCATTGGAAGAAGCGTTTTGGTGGTATGGACGTGACCGACGCCAGACGGCTGAAAGACCTGGAGATGGAGAATACGCGCCTAAAAGGATCGTGGCGGACCAGGCCTCGACATCGTCTTTGA
- a CDS encoding transposase → MFQSRVRDECLNEHVFSLEDAREKIDTWHWRYNNINPHSALGMKSPIEFAKEQESMLAS, encoded by the coding sequence ATCTTTCAATCGAGAGTTCGTGACGAGTGCCTCAACGAGCACGTCTTTTCTCTCGAAGATGCTCGAGAGAAAATCGACACCTGGCACTGGAGGTACAACAACATCAATCCACATTCAGCACTAGGAATGAAATCTCCAATTGAATTTGCAAAGGAACAGGAATCTATGTTAGCAAGCTAA